A stretch of Apostichopus japonicus isolate 1M-3 chromosome 9, ASM3797524v1, whole genome shotgun sequence DNA encodes these proteins:
- the LOC139972962 gene encoding uncharacterized protein — protein MAELRRKYIFVFAVLLLLILNGFRISSSTRVNDSNLQYFLFQTPEYPRDCHEVLNQCSSTKAKSGVYLIKPDQYPEPFQTYCDHNTTSGGWTVIQRRVDGSIGFNRTWDEYKNGIGFLGSEFLIGNEKLAHLINQKRYKLHIELENYAGQSYSLTYDNFRIADEWGNYSITSLGGVEGITDLPITWCSSNKDNYDNTCERTCENPNDCVIPDPAAPERCLCPENHMVLGDSCIPQEQCACYVQGEGVVLAEGEFYINSRCTQRSTCRNNQSIEESYQCSDHATCDERNGVRKCYCNDGYEGDGVRCTHNCFVAAKGSVVREGESYINSDCSLRITCNSNVLTSERYSCSADATCEERNDIRRCDCIEWFEGDGLTCARSGPRDCSDLYTAGRRNDGIYTIYPAGSSGFEVFCKMSSGGWTILQRRTSSSVSFYRNWNEYKNGFGIPTGDHWIGNDKIYKLTNQKTYQLLIEKTNREGSTYHSRYSSFRISNERDKYRLSLGGYNGNAGNNAMGANSGHRFSTHGEDNDGSSTYDCAEKHRGGWWYPDDTSTGSTSNCYSFSNRVATGGYEYSDCSCYCYYYYYCPSSRPHYKCYNCDGCSYYYCYYYYHNRCCANKNPVYETNFYSCGYSNLNGDYSFSDNRGIFWKDLHGSDCGITTTTMKIRPSQ, from the exons ATGGCAGAACTTcgaagaaaatatattttcgtCTTTGCTGTGTTGCTGCTTTTAATCTTAAATGGTTTTCGG aTATCTTCAAGCACAAGAGTCAACGATTCAA ACTTGCAGTATTTTCTATTCCAAACTCCGGAGTATCCAAGGGATTGTCATGAAGTACTTAACCAATGCTCTTCTACCAAAGCCAAATCCGGTGTGTACCTGATTAAACCTGACCAGTATCCGGAACCATTTCAGACATATTGTGATCACAACACTACATCTGGAGGTTGGACa GTCATACAACGACGTGTTGATGGATCCATCGGTTTTAATCGAACCTGGGACGAATACAAAAACGGAATTGGTTTCTTAGGCAGTGAATTTCTAATTGGTAATGAAAAGTTAGCTCACTTGATAAACCAAAAGAGGTACAAGCTGCACATCGAGCTAGAGAATTATGCAGGCCAGTCATATTCATTGACATACGACAACTTTCGCATTGCCGATGAATGGGGGAATTATTCTATAACAAGTCTTGGCGGTGTCGAAGGAATAACAG ATTTACCCATTACCTGGTGCTCATCCAACAAGGATAATTATGACAATACATGTGAAAGAACTTGTGAGAATCCGAATGATTGTGTCATACCGGATCCAGCGGCTCCAGAAAGATGTCTTTGTCCAGAAAACCACATGGTTCTTGGAGACAGCTGCATACCTCAAGAGCAATGTGCCTGTTACGTCCAAGGGGAAGGCGTCGTATTAGCA gaaggcgagttttacatcaattcaagatgtacacagagatcaacttgtaggaacaaccagAGTATAGAagagagttaccagtgtagtgatcacgcaacatgtgatgagaggaacggtgtccgtaaatgttactgtaatgatggctacgaaggggacggagtgaggtgcacccacaactgcttcgttgctgccaAAGGAAGTGTAGTAAGG GAAGGTGAATCATACATTAATTCTGACTGTTCCTTACGAATAACTTGCAACAGTAACGTACTCACAAGTGAGAGGTACAGTTGTAGTGCAGACGCAACCTGCGAGGAGCGGAATGATATCCGTAGATGTGACTGTATCGAATGGTTTGAAGGTGATGGTCTTACATGTGCCCGCAGTGGACCGAGAGATTGTTCTGATCTTTACACAGCGGGTAGAAGAAATGACGGAATATATACCATTTATCCCGCTGGAAGCTCCGGGTTTGAAGTTTTTTGTAAAATGTCTAGTGGGGGATGGACA ATTTTGCAACGACGTACAAGTAGCTCCGTCAGCTTTTATCGAAACTGGAATGAGTACAAAAACGGGTTTGGAATTCCAACAGGAGATCATTGGattggcaacgataaaatatacaaattgacaAACCAAAAAACCTACCAACTTctaatagaaaagacaaacaggGAAGGATCAACATACCACAGCCGTTATTCATCATTTAGAATCAGTAACGAGAGAGACAAATACCGACTGTCATTGGGTGGCTACAATGGAAATGCTG GTAACAATGCTATGGGAGCAAATTCAGGACATCGATTTAGCACGCACGGTGAAGACAATGATGGATCGAGTACCTACGACTGTGCAGAAAAACACcgaggtggctggtggtatcCAGACGATACTAGTACGGGCTCTACCAGCAACTGCTACTCATTCAGCAACCGCGTAGCTACCGGTGGATACGAGTACTCTGACTGTagctgttattgttattattattattattgtcctTCTAGTCGTCCACATTATAAATGCTATAATTGTGATGGCtgtagttattattattgttattattattatcataatagaTGCTGCGCAAACAAAAACCCGGTCTATGAGACAAATTTCTATTCCTGCGGCTATTCCAATCTCAACGGTGACTACTCTTTCAGCGATAACCGCGGTATCTTCTGGAAGGATCTTCACGGTTCTGATTGCGgtatcacaacaacaacaatgaaaatacggCCAAGTCAATGA